The genomic interval CTACAGATTGGAGAGTCAAATTGAGTTTCAGTTCTTTTGCTCTCCTCTGAAACTGAACGTATTGGAGTTGGAGATTCTTAATTATTCCTGGTGAGTCTCCTATTTTGTACCTGTAAAGATTGAATTTTTTAGTTCTGGCTTAGTTCTGACTATTCTCTTATGATCTTCAAGTTGAAGCTTTCTGGTTGATGTTTGATTCTAATAGGATTGAGCTGCCATATGTTTATGCAATGCAATTTTGGGGTTTTTATAATAGTTGTTGAAGTGGTAATTTGTGTTTGTGGGAGCATATATACAGGTTTTGATGTACATCCTATTTATAAGCATGTATAGATGAATCGTAGAGCCTTTTCAGTTGTGAGATTGGCATAGTCTTGAACTCTTTATCCTGATTCTAAGGTTTTCTGTCCTATATTTAGGATCTCACTTTGTTTTATCCCCTGAAAAATATACCTTTTTACCTGGCAAAGGAACCTCTACTTTGCTATGTATCTGGTTCAATGGATTGGTGTTTGACCATCTggctttcttctttttcttgtgtttATCTAAACAGCAAATGTTCTGTTTATTTGTTTCCAGGTTTCCTATGCCAGTCTGAGTTCAGCTTCTGTGAATCCTACTTCAATGATGTTGGTTTTCTAATAAAGGGTTTTCAGTGAGAAGAATCATAGCTTCTCGATCATGGATATTCCGTATGAAACAACACCAAGCAATGGTGAAGTAGCCAATAATGGCCTTCAGATTATTAGATACTCTCCTTACCAGCAGTACCAGCACAATAGTAAATTATCATCATCATGGTTTGCTCTGAGAGTCTTCTATGTTCGGATCAGCAACTTTAAGGTGGATGAATGTACCCCCAAGTATCTGACCCTCAACCATATTCCTCTATGCCCGGATACCCTTTTGGAAGTAAATGGTGCGAGAACTAGCATGTACTCTGAtggtgtatcttcacatcttAGAAGGGATCGGGTAGACAAGAAATCCGAAGAAGTCACATTTGTTAATACAGACAGCATAAGGTTCACAGGGAGTGTGAAATTTGAGGTGTTTGATAAAGATGATCTCATTCTCTCCGGGGTGTTAGATATGTCTAATAGCAATGGTTTCGTTGGGGAATCGAAGAACAATACCAAGCGATGGAGCATGAATTGTGAATCGGAGATCACTGCTGGCACTGGATTTTTGAAGGGAAAACAACTCAATGGCACTGAATCTCCTGCACCGAGCATTGAGGTTTACGTTGCTGGCTCTTTCTCTGGAACACCAATCATCTTAACTAAGACCCTGCAGATTAGTTTCCGGAACAAGCACAACAGGAAGAGCACTTTGGATGCAATTCCAGAGTATGAAGCAGCTGAACTACAGAAAGATGAGTCCCCTGAACTTGATATGGAGGTACATACCTGAACTTTATCTATTGAAACTCAAATCTTGTGATAGGTTGTTAATTATGCACTGTTTTATCTGTAATACCCCTGAGGGATTTCTTCAAAGTTTAGTTCTACAATGCTACTAGTCATTGATCAATGGAGTTTGTGAACAATATCTCATACAAAGCAATAATGGTACGAGGAAATTTCAATAATTTGTTGTGCTGCCTGTGCTTCCTCTTGTTATATAAATTGCTTATTGTTAAACAAGAACTTGCTTATAGAATCTTATCCTATGTGTTATGGCACATGAGAATGGGCAGGGCACAGTTTTCTAGTTATGTATGGGTTTGCCCTCAGCCTCAAGTGTCCACGTTGTTTTCTGTGGCATTATGTTTACATCCTTGGTAGCTAGAGTCAGACGTGCAGGTTCTCATTTTAAGACACATGATGAATAGTCTATTGTCATGGTGGACCATATTCTGCAGGGTTGTTATGGACAGTTGTCTGAGTTTATATTGGCCAGTTTATCATCTTGGGTTCTTCATATGTTATGTCTTGACTGCATAAACTATTCCTTTGGTGCCACCTGACCTTGATCCATCTCCTTAGTCTTCCATTAAATACTATCCAGCTTCTCAGAACCATTTGAATGATTTGATTGTACTGTTTACCTGTTCTTTAATGTGTCAATTACTGCTACCGTTCAGCACCTTCCATGTTGAGATAAATTTTCCActtttttttccctttatCCAACAAGAAAGTCTCACTTAAGATGTTAACTACAGTTCAGTTGATTTATAAAAAAGGTACAAGTCCCCATTTTTGTCTGACAATATTGAATGACTGGAGTTCTTTAGTTATCCATGCGTCAATATGATTGAACTCGTTTCTGAATAATTGTATTGATTTTTTCTGTTAATTATCTGGTTAGAATGGCACCTTGCCGGATTTCCTAATCTTGATTAATTTGCAGGTGGCGGATTATAGAAACTACAAACCAGAAAATGAGGAAGAGTATGGCATGTACTGGAGGAGGAATGAATACATGGATGGTGAAGATGGTGAACTTTCATGGTTCAATGCTGGCGTGAGAGTTGGCGTTGGAATCGGACTTGGCATTTGTCTTGGAGTTGGTATAGGGGTCGGTTTGCTGGTTCGTACATATCAAACAACCACTCGAACTTTCAAGAGGCGACTGGTGTGATATCTGTAATCTGGACGTGTTTATTCGTCTAACTACGACCTGGACTGATGATTTTGACAGAGTACTGTTTGTGTAGCTGACGGTTACATGTTCTTTTTTCTGTATTTTTTGCTCCCATAAACTCTTGTTGCGAGGTTTGATTAGAAGGCTTGACAGGTAATCTAGTTGTGTAATGGAAAGGGATGACAGTCTTTTATACTGAATGAGTGTATACATGTTTGAAGATTGTATTCCATTGTAAATAGCATCTCTTTTCAGGTCTAGTTAAGGTAAAGCTATATGATGAAGCATGCTCTCTTTTCCCCTAGAGCCTAAAGGTTACATTCAGAGAGAGCCTCAATGGTATCACACACTCATTTCAGAGGCCGGTTTTTACTGGAATTGATTATATGGTTTTGATATAATATCTTTTAAactgattttatttttcatctcGACTAAAATTATGATGTGATGGAACAGTTCCATAATTGGTAGAAATAAATCATCTCGACTAAAATTATGATATGATGAAACAGTTCCATAATTGGCAGAAAATTTTAACATATACGGATATAACAGCA from Argentina anserina chromosome 2, drPotAnse1.1, whole genome shotgun sequence carries:
- the LOC126784758 gene encoding uncharacterized protein At1g01500, with translation MDIPYETTPSNGEVANNGLQIIRYSPYQQYQHNSKLSSSWFALRVFYVRISNFKVDECTPKYLTLNHIPLCPDTLLEVNGARTSMYSDGVSSHLRRDRVDKKSEEVTFVNTDSIRFTGSVKFEVFDKDDLILSGVLDMSNSNGFVGESKNNTKRWSMNCESEITAGTGFLKGKQLNGTESPAPSIEVYVAGSFSGTPIILTKTLQISFRNKHNRKSTLDAIPEYEAAELQKDESPELDMEVADYRNYKPENEEEYGMYWRRNEYMDGEDGELSWFNAGVRVGVGIGLGICLGVGIGVGLLVRTYQTTTRTFKRRLV